In Miscanthus floridulus cultivar M001 chromosome 19, ASM1932011v1, whole genome shotgun sequence, the DNA window ATTCGAGGAGATCACGACTCCGGGACATTTCGATCACAGATGAAAGTTATAAAATGCTTACGGTAGAAGAAGATGGACCGGTGAATCTGCCTTTTTTTTTGTGTGGGCCTGGCTTGGGAGCCGCGCTCTTTTGGCGCGTCCGTGGGTTAAGCGCGCGGAGCTCTCCCGCCTCTGCTTCTTTCCATATATGTATGGCAAGCGCGTTGGTTGATTTTAGAGTATGCAGTCGGATGGTGGATTTCCTGCACGCGCTGCGTGCAGTaaaattaaaaaatataaaaactgTATCACGAGGCAAGTGGGCGGCGCGCTACCGCATCCCTCGCGTCTCCGTTTCCGTCTCTCTCGCTGTCTCGCATCGCATGCCTTGCCGCCGACCCCGACGCGCGCCtcagggtggcggcggcggcgcgctccAACCTGCCGGGCGCGCTCGCCGCCTTCGCTGCacgacctcctcctccgccgccgccccctGCGGCTCCCGCCCCGTCCTCCTCACCTTCACCCGGGGCTCCTCAAGCTCTGCGCGGCGCGCGCAGACCTCGCCACGGGCCGTGCCGTCCAGGCGCAGCTCGCCGCGAGGGAGGCTCGGAGGCGAGCCCTTCGCCGCCACCGCGCTCGCCAACATGcaacatgtgcttcaagtgctgcCGCCCCGCCAACGCGCACAGGGTGTTCGACCGGATGTCCGCCAGGTACagcgtctcctcaaagattctcAGTGGTGATTCTTCCGCAATGGACAAGAAAGGACTGAAGGCTCCTGGATGCAGTATTATTCCACTAAAAAATGAGGTCCATAACTTCTACTCTGGATGCAAATCACCAGCAAGCAAAGGAAATATATGCAAGGCTGGGTAAGCTCATTGAAGATATCAAAGCTGTGGGCTATGTGCTAGACACTGATTCGATACATGATGTCAAGGCATAACTTCTTAACACCcacaatgagaagcttggcatagggCTCATTTGAACAGCCCCTGGCATGACAATTCAGATAAAGAAGAACCTTCGGGTTTTTAACGATTGTCATAATGCGACCAAGTTATTATCTCTAGTGACAGGATGGGAAATAATCATGAGAGATATTCAACGCTTTCACcacttcaaggatggtaaatgtTCATCATGGAGCCTACTGGTAGTGAATGAAATGTTGAAGGCAGTCTGAATATCCATTTTTGAGATTATATAGGAGACTTCACACTGCTGGTACAGAAATACTAGTATAAAATTAGACTAAAAGGTAATGCTAACTATTCTATCTGTGGCACACATCATGTTTTTATCTGAGCATTCTCTGTGTCCAATTTTCTATTGTGATGGTCAGACTTAGAACTGCCAATGATTTCTTAAGGAGTGTATACCATGTTTTGTTATAGGCTCTGTAGTGGACATTTGCATTGTGGTACTTGGTTAAGCTAGAATTGTTCAGCAGCTCTTATAATCTCTTCACCATTCCAGGGAACCTTTTGTAGAGTTATAGATTTCGCTTGGTCCTTAATACATTTTTTTTTACTTCCATACAAAAGTAGTGCACAAGAGATTGTCTGATGAGGCCACTGTTCATCTTCATTTGTTGTTTGGAACTAAATGTACATGATGAAATCAGCACTGGTAACTGAAGAAAGAAGTTTTTTCTCTAATTATTACATAAGAATTGTGGGTTGTGTTTTTAGTGATCAAGTTGGTAGTTCTTCATAAGGATCAAATGATACTACATCAACTGCTATTCCTCTAAAAAAATGAAATCTCTGAATCACCATTTTGTTCTAGCATTACCCCAAAATTTACACCGGAAAAATAAATCATAGCCAGAGCCGTGGTTACAGTGTGTCTATGTATCTCAAACTTTTTATCCCTTTTTTGGAGAGGACGTATGACTTGAAGCCACAAGATTTCATATCATTCTGAACATTACTTCCAGTTATTGCTGCAAACCTATTTTGGAGCAGTAATGAACGAGCATGGCAGTCATCTTTTGTTTAGTTATTACTCCTTTGTACTGATACATACGGTTGACTTCTGCTTGCCAACTGTAGCGATGAACTCAACTGCCACTTTTAATGCATTAATAGATGCCAGATTCATCAAGCTTGTTGATGACCATGTTGGTTCCCCTCCAGCCAAATCAGATACTCCTCGGAATACAATCACAGGTATGCCAGGTGATGTTGTTGTCTGTTGAATCAGCATGAGAGTTCGCTTAATTGTAGCGCTATCTTAAGTTACATGATCAGGATGTACTTTAAATATTGGTTAGCATATAAATGAAAAGTAAGAGACATCATCTGTTAAAACTCACCATCACCACTGCTGCGCTCTCCTCATCTACTGTTGACACCCCAAATTCTCTGAAAAGGAACTTTCTGTATTCTGCATTGTCAAGAAACATGTCAGCTGATGATCCTTTAAGGCCATAGACAACTTGTGGAGTTGTCGGTAAGCAGAAAGTGTCATTGCATCTTTCAAGTTTGACCTGCAGAGCAGAAATTTCACAAATAGTAGTCTGTGATTAGTTGTGCACAAACATGTATTTGCTATGCAATTATGTTACTGATATATTGTGTGGCACTCACCTTAAGTTGTTCTGCAATTCTGAACCATGCTGAATCTACAGGTAGCCAGAAAACTTCTTCCATAGGCTTGCCAACTGAGTATAGCTCCTCATTTCTGTATTTCAGGGATCCTAGCAAATTCTCTCCTCCATTTGGGATGTTATATTCTCCAAAGCTTAGTTCTGCTGATGACTCTTTCGGTGATTTGAACTTCTGTGATAATCAGAATACCAGAGATCATGCTAAGGGGGGTGAGTTTGCTGAATCGTGCACAGATACTTGGAGGTTGCATTTTATAAATTATATTATATTCCTATTGTGAATTTTTTGCATCTATATTTGCAATTGCAGCATTGGATCTTGAGGTGGGTTAAAGAAGCTGATTCCAGTTGGAGGGGTACCTTCCATGTCCAGGCACCCGTGTAAGCAACAATCTTGGGAACACTGACGTCGCCAAAAGACATGGAGTCATTAGAACTCCCTGCCGTGCCGTAGTGAACAATACCAGACACGCTGAAGACATCGATGAGAGTCTGTACAGTGACAGCGGCGTTCAACTGGAAAACCAAGGAAGGAAGGTAGCAAGTAGTAAGAGGTAAGCATGAAGGTAAAGTTACACAGAAGGTAAACGCAAACGAGTCCCTTTCAAATTTGAGTACCCTGCGTTGCCCTGTCAATGCGTATATAACGTTCACTCCCCGTATGCCGCCGATGTGATACCGTCGTCCTGAAACATCGTGGTAGGTCAGATTGCATTGTATTCTTGAGGGGGCCAACAATAGGATATAATTACGCACTCGATGACCAACTGGAACATTGCCTTATGATTTCGAAGTGAACACAGTATGGATGTATGCAGGTAGGTAAGTAAGTAGAACAACAGGAAACAAAAAATTCAGAGGCCTGTGATAACAACTTACGACACATTTGTTTCCCGTTTGAGGTCAAGTAGGTCTTATGCTATTTCTGTCGTGCACTTGTTTCTTTTGTGGCAACATATTAAGCTGACACAGCTATTGATGACACCTAAAATCAGAGTCCTGTAATTACATCTTATGACACATTTCTTTCCTGTTTTGTGGGCAAGTAAGTCATGCTATTTTTGTCGTGCACACCTTACAATTAGCTCTGCTAGTGCCAGGTGCTCATCAGTCCTAGTTTATGCTTTCTTCTAAGAAGAGGGAAATTGTACAGGTAATGTACTGTAGCTGTGAATTGAATTGATATACGAGGGCATCTCATCTCATCAGTCATCTCATGCTTATGATCTTTTTGTTACCATTTTTGTATCACCAGGTGATGGAAATGGCACCAGAAACGTCAGCGGCAGGAACAGTCAGTCAGTCAGGCAGGCAGGCATGAGTATCCAGACAGACCAACAGATGACCACAGGGGGATCGGAGGAGCAGATAATAATAAGCACGTGAATGAACAAATGGACGGCTGAGGTTAGACTTACTGTACCATAGAGGTCAACGAAGGGGAGGACACGCCAAGGCGTGAAGTAGCCGGAGGCCTGCAGCGCGGTGGCCTCGTCGACGTAGGACATGACGAGGCCGAGGGAGGGGCCTCGCCGGTTGACCCTGTCCACCTGCCACCGCGCGCGGTCCATGGCCGGCCGCGCCGGCAAGGCCGCCGCCGAGcccgcgagcagcagcagcagcgagaaGAGCAGGAGCTGCAGCGGGGTCGTCTCTGGGTAGCCGGATAGCGCCATGGccgtgcctgcctgcctgctctGCTGTGCCAACTGCCAAGAATGTGTGTGTGCGAGCAAGCAGGCACTCACTCGAGGTTTTTAAAGGCAGGGGCCGGGTGGAGGGGTCAGCAGGAGACGATGGTCTATTCGTCTGTGTCGGTGTCCAAGCAGGTTGGCGCGTGTGATTGATGGATGCCGTGATCCGCGTGCTTAAGTTTTTTAACTGCTTTTATTCATTATACATATGGCTGTGTTCGCTTCTCTAATAATCTatacttttcattttttttccagccaaacagtgtttctctcgtaacaaatcagcTAGAATAGTATTTTATCTTATTTTTTTAACGAAGCGAAAACCATTATATAGGAGTAGTAGTTTTATAGGGTGGGGAAAAAAGTGCAGCCCATGTCAAGAAAACAAGGAACCCaatttagggggtgtttagattcaatgactaaaatttaggagatgtcGCACGAGGGTGTCGCAtgggggtgtttggatactaataaaaaataaattacagaatccgtcagtactccacgagattaatttattaaggctaattaatccgtcattagcatatattactgtagcaccacgttgtcgaatcatggattaattaggcttaaaagatttatctcataaattaatgataaattgtgtaattaattttataattaatctatatttaatactccatatatgtatTTAAATATCCGATTAAACAGCGACTACACCCCCCCCCCTGGCCAATGagctgcaggctgcagctgctgctATCCTGTCGCATTATTTATTATTCTCTGCTCCCAGTCCCAGCCCTTTCCGGTCAATCCGATTGGGATTGGCTGCCCCCTTGGCCTCGTTGTTGCGCCCACCAATCTCAACCTGGCAGTCATGCCAGCAAAACCGACCTTGTGTTTAAAACGTGTGTTAACCTACACTAAGCCACTCACTGTGTCCCAAAAAGATTATTATTCTAGGTTTGAACCAAAttaagttttttaaaaaaatattaattatatttatagaaaataatattgaCGTTTATGTCCTCAAATggatttactatgaaaatatatttataattaatttaatgatacttgTTTCATATCATAAATGTTACTGTGCTTTTTTTAGGTCCGGttaaattttaaattattttgactcgtcaaaaacaaaaacaaaaaattcttggtatggagggagtatttctGAAGATCGAGCCAGCAACCTGGTACTGTATAAATGCTACAATCAAGGATACGGAGGTATGCGCTTCTTCTCAAGCAATAGCTTATGAATACAGGGAAACAACCTGAAAATTGACTTATGCTAACCTAGCATCCCTTGTATCCTCCATTTATTCTAGGGCCATTTTTACAAACCTTACATATGTGGTAGTTATTATCTGGTTGAAATAAACAGCCATGGGCAATGCGTTTTGTTGTTATCTGAGATATTTTGAAGTTAATACGTGATGCAAAGTTTAATAATCAGCATGGAGCAATTGTGTCAGGTGCACTGGTGCTCAGTGTGAAGTTCAGCAGGCTGATTAGGCTGCTTTCGTTGTCTACTTTGCCTCTCTGCTTCCTCTTCACTTGCTAGTTGTACGCAGTGATTTGAGCCCTCAAAAGTGGTCTGATTCCCCCTCGTTTACCTTTTGTAGGGAGCGCCGGCCGGTGGCATACGTCGCTGACATGTTCTCAACGCCATTGCTCTTTGCAAAAGCCGTGACTGACATTGTGGATAGGAAGACGCCGACGGCAGAGGAGTTTCTGCAGATCTCTGATCTCCGATCTCTGAAGAAAGCTCCAGCTGAATGTGGTGGACTTCGTCAGCGGGAAGCGCATCTCTGATCTCTGAAAGCTCCAGCTGATTGTGGTCATGAAACCCAAGATCCCCTCTGCTCCACAATGCTAGCAGGCTAGGGTGCAATACAGTATTTGCTCAATGATTTATAGAGGGGTTTAATATGCGAGGCTTTACCTTGTTAACCCTTGTGTATGTACAATGTTGTTGGCAATTGATCAGAGCAGGCCATAGTGTGGAATTTTGTAGAATAATTCGGTAAGTGTACTTTGTGGTGCCAATATAATATGCTGGGGGGGATTAGATGAAAGGTTGTGTGGATATACTTATGTCTCACTGAACTGTTATGCTCCTAGTACTACTTTTGAATGGTTGGATAGTTGCAATGGCTGTTGTGCGATGCCAAAACCAGAGCAGTCATGCCCCTGCTCTGTCTGCTGCAAAACAGAAAGAATACGCAGTGAGCAAACATGGCATTGGTTAGCCTGACCAACGCTATTAGGTGTCTTCCGtttggcctggtttagttcctctCTTAAAGTTTACTTCATATCCTAttgaatgtttgacacatgcatgaagtattaaatataaattaaaagataattaattgtacagtttacgactaatttataagacgaatcttttaagcccaattaatccatgatttgacaatgtggtgctacagtagcacatgtgctaatgacggactaatttggtttaataaattcgtctcgcggattactgacggattctgtaatttgtttttttattagtatccgaacatcctatgaagggtgggcctggtgcaagcagtagagtcttaccgtctatgaccggaaggtcccgggttcgagtcgcggtttcctcgcattgcacaagcgagggtaaggcttgccactgacacccttccccaga includes these proteins:
- the LOC136528176 gene encoding bark storage protein A-like isoform X1 produces the protein MALSGYPETTPLQLLLFSLLLLLAGSAAALPARPAMDRARWQVDRVNRRGPSLGLVMSYVDEATALQASGYFTPWRVLPFVDLYGRRYHIGGIRGVNVIYALTGQRRVLKFERDSFAFTFCVTLPSCLPLTTCYLPSLVFQLNAAVTVQTLIDVFSVSGIVHYGTAGSSNDSMSFGDVSVPKIVAYTGAWTWKKFKSPKESSAELSFGEYNIPNGGENLLGSLKYRNEELYSVGKPMEEVFWLPVDSAWFRIAEQLKVKLERCNDTFCLPTTPQVVYGLKGSSADMFLDNAEYRKFLFREFGVSTVDEESAAVVMTTTSPGIPVIVFRGVSDLAGGEPTWSSTSLMNLASINALKVAVEFIATVGKQKSTVCISTKE
- the LOC136528176 gene encoding bark storage protein A-like isoform X2; the protein is MALSGYPETTPLQLLLFSLLLLLAGSAAALPARPAMDRARWQVDRVNRRGPSLGLVMSYVDEATALQASGYFTPWRVLPFVDLYGRRYHIGGIRGVNVIYALTGQRRLNAAVTVQTLIDVFSVSGIVHYGTAGSSNDSMSFGDVSVPKIVAYTGAWTWKKFKSPKESSAELSFGEYNIPNGGENLLGSLKYRNEELYSVGKPMEEVFWLPVDSAWFRIAEQLKVKLERCNDTFCLPTTPQVVYGLKGSSADMFLDNAEYRKFLFREFGVSTVDEESAAVVMTTTSPGIPVIVFRGVSDLAGGEPTWSSTSLMNLASINALKVAVEFIATVGKQKSTVCISTKE